The following proteins are co-located in the Amycolatopsis tolypomycina genome:
- a CDS encoding DinB family protein — MDQQAVHEQWEQDRATFHELVAAATTADLHRRSDGTRWTNQQLLFHLVFGYQIVRALLVLVRVFGRLPDPVSRGFAATLNAATRPFHVINYLGSCGGGLIGPDRAARWLDHIIASLHRSLDRADDADLVRRMHYPTRWDPFFQPCMTLADIYRYPARHFAFHQRQLTLSR, encoded by the coding sequence ATGGATCAGCAGGCCGTGCACGAGCAGTGGGAACAGGACCGCGCGACGTTCCACGAGCTGGTGGCCGCCGCAACGACCGCGGACCTGCACCGCCGGTCGGACGGCACCCGGTGGACCAACCAGCAGCTGTTGTTCCACCTGGTGTTCGGCTACCAGATCGTGCGCGCCCTGCTGGTACTGGTCCGCGTGTTCGGGCGCCTTCCGGACCCGGTGAGCCGCGGGTTCGCCGCGACGCTGAACGCGGCGACCCGGCCGTTCCACGTCATCAACTACCTCGGTTCGTGCGGCGGCGGTCTAATCGGCCCCGACCGAGCGGCCCGCTGGCTCGACCACATCATCGCCTCGCTCCACCGAAGCCTGGACCGCGCCGACGACGCGGACCTAGTGCGCAGAATGCACTACCCGACCCGCTGGGACCCGTTCTTCCAGCCGTGCATGACCCTCGCCGACATCTACCGCTACCCGGCCCGGCATTTCGCCTTCCACCAGCGGCAGCTCACCCTCAGCCGGTGA
- the istB gene encoding IS21-like element helper ATPase IstB, producing the protein MTRTTSRGRDQLTEEAADAAIEQACRILRLPTIRDRFGDQAAAAARQQATYKSFLSELLFIECEDREVRRKARLVKQAGFPRTKRIEDFDFAANPNVPPALVHTLAKGAWIRAGQPVCLIGDSGTGKSHLLIGLGTAAAEAGFKVRYVTAAALVNELVEAADDKHLSKTIARYGRVDLLCLDELGYLELDRRGAELLFQVFTEREERSSIAIASNSAFSEWARTFTDPRLCAAIVDRLTFDASIIETGTESFRLRTTKRRRSSTRAS; encoded by the coding sequence ATGACCCGCACCACCAGCCGCGGCCGGGACCAGCTCACCGAGGAAGCCGCCGACGCCGCGATCGAGCAGGCCTGCCGGATCCTGCGGCTGCCGACGATCCGCGACCGCTTCGGCGACCAGGCCGCCGCCGCGGCCCGCCAGCAGGCCACCTACAAGAGCTTCCTGTCCGAGCTGCTGTTCATCGAGTGCGAGGACCGCGAGGTCCGCCGCAAGGCCCGCCTGGTCAAGCAGGCCGGTTTCCCGCGCACCAAACGCATCGAGGACTTCGACTTCGCCGCGAACCCGAACGTCCCGCCCGCCCTCGTGCACACCCTCGCCAAGGGCGCCTGGATCCGCGCCGGGCAACCGGTCTGCCTGATCGGCGACTCCGGCACCGGCAAGTCCCACCTGCTGATCGGGCTCGGCACCGCCGCCGCGGAAGCCGGGTTCAAGGTCCGTTATGTCACCGCCGCCGCGCTGGTTAACGAGCTCGTCGAGGCCGCCGACGACAAGCACCTGTCCAAGACCATCGCCCGCTACGGCCGAGTCGACCTGCTTTGCCTCGACGAACTGGGGTATCTCGAGCTCGATCGGCGCGGCGCGGAGCTGCTGTTCCAGGTGTTCACCGAGCGGGAGGAACGCTCCAGCATCGCCATCGCCAGCAACTCGGCGTTCAGCGAGTGGGCTCGCACCTTCACCGACCCGCGGCTCTGCGCCGCGATCGTCGACCGCTTGACGTTCGACGCCTCGATCATCGAGACCGGCACCGAGTCGTTCCGGCTGCGCACCACCAAACGCCGCCGCAGCAGCACCCGGGCCAGCTGA
- a CDS encoding GNAT family N-acetyltransferase codes for MPTDPATQPPGPNQNAEPGPNQLAEIRTMGYDHSVYVPTSSCNLCQALGLSRSTWFEIDLRFAHEAPPTHAELVLVARPPRMRAGAGQIVLQLRSQQIGGLDLWLCGIDRRGVLGPVQVDASYRRRGFGTTLVAAALARGPGYRWSTTALDQSVAARAFCAAQRWPEGVQLSSPFYCSHMKLANGDNE; via the coding sequence ATGCCGACCGATCCCGCAACCCAGCCGCCGGGGCCAAATCAGAATGCCGAACCGGGGCCAAATCAACTTGCCGAAATCAGGACCATGGGCTATGACCACTCGGTCTATGTGCCGACCTCGAGTTGCAACCTGTGCCAGGCGCTTGGCTTGTCCAGATCAACCTGGTTCGAAATCGATCTGCGGTTCGCGCACGAGGCACCGCCGACGCACGCCGAACTCGTGCTGGTCGCCCGGCCGCCCAGGATGAGAGCCGGGGCAGGGCAGATCGTGCTGCAACTGCGCAGTCAACAGATCGGCGGTCTCGACTTGTGGCTATGCGGGATTGACCGGAGAGGAGTACTCGGTCCGGTTCAGGTCGACGCCTCCTACCGGCGCCGAGGGTTCGGCACAACACTGGTCGCGGCAGCGTTAGCACGCGGGCCAGGCTATCGGTGGTCGACAACCGCACTGGACCAGTCAGTGGCGGCACGGGCATTTTGCGCGGCCCAGCGCTGGCCGGAGGGTGTGCAGCTAAGCAGTCCGTTTTACTGTTCCCACATGAAGCTCGCCAACGGCGACAACGAGTAG
- the istA gene encoding IS21 family transposase — MVSRVELFALIRRDARVEGLSVRALADRHGVHRRTVRQALGSAVPPPRKTPARSSPVTGPLREAMDEILRADLDAPRKQRHTAHRIWERLVDEHDAEIAYRTVSKYVARRRPEILLEARNRAGVMDGFVPQTHLPGQDAEVDFAEVWVNVGGVDTKCFLFTLRMSFSGKAIHRVYSSQGQEAFFAGHVAAFTELGGVPAGEIRYDNLSSAVRRVCFGRSRVETEKWVLFKSAYGVTSFYCMPGKEGAHEKGGVEGEGGRFRRRWFVPVPKIADISGLAGINDRLAAADHAEDARHIDQRTATIGQDFALEAPLLAALPVDEFDIALTTTPRVDRYARITVRQALYSVPARLIGQTVRAKLDAEELVVLHGSAEVARHPRLTTKGGQHLVLDHYLEVLAGKPGALRGATALVHARQKGWFTATHDAFWAAARAKHGDQAGTRLLIEVLLLHRRMAHAHVIAGIRVTLEAGSVSPDVVAIEARKHAAAAGSTAGDVEVEPPGPQRSRSKVVSLPERRRDSDLPPDSRPAPSVAAYDQLLSNTPKKGNAS; from the coding sequence ATGGTGTCCAGGGTGGAGTTGTTCGCGCTGATCCGGCGAGATGCCCGGGTGGAAGGCCTGTCTGTCCGGGCGCTGGCTGACCGGCATGGGGTGCATCGCCGGACGGTGCGTCAGGCGCTCGGCTCGGCCGTCCCGCCGCCGCGGAAGACACCAGCCCGGTCCTCGCCGGTGACGGGTCCGCTGCGTGAGGCGATGGACGAGATCCTGCGAGCGGATCTGGACGCGCCGCGCAAGCAGCGGCATACCGCGCACCGGATCTGGGAGCGGCTGGTCGACGAGCACGACGCCGAGATCGCCTACCGCACCGTGTCGAAGTACGTCGCCCGCCGCCGCCCGGAGATCCTGCTGGAAGCCAGAAACCGGGCAGGAGTGATGGACGGATTTGTTCCACAGACGCATCTTCCGGGCCAGGACGCTGAGGTCGACTTCGCCGAGGTCTGGGTCAACGTCGGCGGTGTCGACACCAAGTGCTTCCTCTTCACGCTGCGAATGTCCTTTTCTGGTAAGGCAATTCATCGCGTCTACTCCTCGCAAGGGCAGGAAGCGTTCTTTGCCGGGCATGTCGCAGCGTTCACCGAACTTGGCGGTGTCCCGGCCGGGGAGATCCGTTACGACAACCTGTCCTCGGCGGTCCGGCGGGTCTGCTTCGGACGATCACGAGTGGAAACCGAGAAGTGGGTGCTGTTCAAGTCCGCCTACGGTGTCACCAGTTTCTATTGCATGCCAGGCAAAGAAGGCGCCCACGAGAAGGGTGGTGTCGAAGGCGAAGGCGGGCGGTTCCGGCGACGCTGGTTCGTCCCGGTCCCGAAAATCGCCGACATCTCCGGCCTGGCCGGCATCAACGACCGGCTCGCCGCAGCCGACCATGCGGAGGACGCCCGGCACATCGACCAGCGGACGGCCACGATCGGGCAGGACTTCGCGCTCGAAGCACCGCTGCTGGCGGCGTTGCCGGTCGACGAGTTCGACATCGCGCTGACCACGACACCGCGCGTCGACCGCTACGCCAGGATCACCGTCCGCCAAGCGCTCTACTCAGTTCCCGCGCGGCTGATCGGGCAGACGGTCCGGGCAAAGCTCGACGCGGAGGAACTGGTGGTATTGCACGGATCCGCCGAGGTCGCCCGGCACCCGCGGCTGACCACCAAGGGCGGCCAGCACCTGGTGCTCGATCACTACCTCGAAGTCCTGGCCGGCAAACCGGGTGCGCTGCGCGGGGCGACTGCGTTGGTCCACGCACGGCAGAAGGGCTGGTTCACCGCCACCCACGACGCGTTCTGGGCCGCCGCCCGCGCCAAACACGGCGACCAGGCCGGCACCCGGCTGCTAATCGAGGTTCTGCTGCTGCACCGGCGGATGGCCCACGCGCATGTGATCGCTGGGATCCGCGTCACGCTGGAGGCCGGGTCGGTCTCGCCGGACGTGGTCGCGATCGAGGCCCGCAAACACGCCGCCGCAGCAGGAAGCACCGCCGGCGATGTCGAAGTTGAGCCTCCGGGGCCGCAGCGCAGCCGCAGCAAAGTCGTCTCGCTGCCCGAACGCCGCCGCGACTCCGACCTGCCACCGGACTCCCGCCCCGCCCCGTCGGTCGCCGCCTACGACCAGTTACTCAGCAATACTCCGAAGAAGGGGAACGCGTCATGA